The window TCAACAGGAATCACATTTTCAACAGGCCCTTCGATTTCCTCTGAAGGAATGTCTCCATAACAATTCTTATAGACACCACCCATCACTGCACAAGCGCCTGCTGCAACAACAAGCTTTGGATTTGGAATGGCATTATAGATATCCTCCAATGGCTTTCTGTTGTCATGAGTGACTGGCCCTGTAACCACGAGAATGTCCGCTTCACGAGGGTTCCATGTTAAAAAGACACCATACTGTTCCATATCGAATTTAGGAGATAAAACTGCATTTACAATTTCAATATCACAACCATTGCATCCACCAGTGTAAACCAACATGACATGGATAGCTTTTGACCTTGAAAGTGTTTTAAGACTCATCTATTCACCTCCCTCATCTTCAGAAACTTCATCTGTTTTTGCATCTGAATCCTCTTCATTCAATTCAGCGCTTCGTTGAACATCTTTCTCATACTTTTCATTAATGTTATCTTGAATGTCCTTTATCTTGGATACCTTATCAAGAGCTACACCAACATTTTCAATTTTCTCATCCTCTTGAACAATATTTTCAGAGAGCAATGAC of the Methanobrevibacter ruminantium genome contains:
- a CDS encoding NADH-quinone oxidoreductase subunit B family protein; this translates as MSLKTLSRSKAIHVMLVYTGGCNGCDIEIVNAVLSPKFDMEQYGVFLTWNPREADILVVTGPVTHDNRKPLEDIYNAIPNPKLVVAAGACAVMGGVYKNCYGDIPSEEIEGPVENVIPVDAKIPGCSVRPQDVLAGVVASLPHLLNAD